A DNA window from Denticeps clupeoides unplaced genomic scaffold, fDenClu1.1, whole genome shotgun sequence contains the following coding sequences:
- the LOC114771702 gene encoding gamma-aminobutyric acid type B receptor subunit 1-like: MAVLSFLLLILPVFLSLAAAARNTTAGCAIIRPPRDGGIRYRGLTQEQIRSVQVLPVDYEIEYICRGNRVIVGPKVRKCLPDGTWTDLTQHSRCLLPCARMWTSLENGRVSAWPLGPAVEGTVLQYSCQPGFFLVGRNTTHCTKVGKWDSPKPVCHYDRHYTGKNSFLSNNDQQLEVVQVVT, from the exons ATGGCAGTTCTGTCGTTTCTTCTGTTAATTCTGCCCGTGTTCCTCTCGCTCGCTGCGGCCGCACGCAATACTACGGCAG GCTGTGCCATCATTCGTCCTcccagagatggagggatcaGATATAGAGGTCTGACCCAAGAACAG ATCCGGAGTGTACAGGTGTTGCCGGTTGACTATGAGATCGAGTACATCTGCAGAGGGAACAGGGTCATCGTCGGGCCGAAGGTTCGGAAGTGTCTCCCTGACGGCACCTGGACCGACCTCACGCAGCACAGCAGATGCC TGCTGCCGTGCGCACGTATGTGGACGTCACTGGAAAACGGTCGCGTGTCGGCGTGGCCCCTGGGGCCGGCGGTGGAGGGAACCGTGCTGCAGTACAGCTGCCAGCCAGGCTTCTTTCTGGTGGGCAGGAACACCACCCACTGCACCAAGGTGGGGAAGTGGGACTCGCCCAAACCTGTCTGCCACT ATGACAGACATTATACAGGTAAGAATAGTTTTCTTTCAAATAATGATCAGCAGTTAGAAGTGGTGCAAGTGGTCACATGA